In Rariglobus hedericola, the following proteins share a genomic window:
- the ureG gene encoding urease accessory protein UreG has protein sequence MSSRAPRIGIGGPVGSGKTMLCLKLCQQLRLRYSMAVVTNDIYCSEDAQFLVQHSALPAERIAGVETGGCPHTAIRDDTTMNEQACRALETKFPDLDLVLVESGGDNLTATFSPELVDQFIYVIDVAEGDKIPRKGGPAIRHSDLLIINKIDLAPLVGADLGVMDRDSKIQRGAKPFLFCDLKREHNLDAVIAWIEREVLFARKAKA, from the coding sequence ATGTCTTCTCGTGCTCCTCGTATCGGCATTGGTGGTCCGGTTGGTTCCGGCAAGACGATGCTCTGTCTCAAGCTCTGCCAGCAGTTGCGCCTGCGTTACTCGATGGCGGTCGTGACCAACGATATCTACTGCTCCGAAGATGCGCAGTTTCTCGTTCAACACAGCGCGCTGCCGGCGGAACGCATCGCGGGTGTAGAGACGGGCGGGTGTCCGCACACGGCGATCCGTGATGACACGACGATGAACGAGCAGGCGTGCCGTGCGCTGGAGACGAAATTTCCCGACCTCGATCTCGTGCTGGTGGAGAGTGGCGGCGACAATCTCACGGCGACGTTTTCGCCGGAGCTGGTCGATCAATTCATCTACGTGATCGACGTGGCCGAGGGAGATAAAATCCCTCGCAAGGGTGGCCCGGCCATCCGGCACAGCGATCTGCTCATTATCAACAAAATCGATCTGGCTCCGCTAGTCGGCGCGGATCTCGGCGTGATGGACCGCGACTCCAAGATTCAGCGTGGGGCGAAGCCGTTTTTGTTTTGTGATCTGAAGCGTGAGCATAATCTCGACGCCGTCATCGCATGGATCGAGCGCGAGGTGTTGTTTGCACGTAAAGCGAAAGCCTGA